One segment of Bacteroides caecimuris DNA contains the following:
- a CDS encoding antirestriction protein ArdA, which produces MAADFSEAAIYVGTYAKYNAGSLFGKWFNLSDFADKDEFMEACKELHKDEEDPEFMFQDRENIPEELVSESWISEIFFELRDKVEDMDSTVQEAFSAWLDYESRDLSKADADDLVKKFNDEYIGQYDEEEDYAREVIEQCYELPDFALNYFDYAAFARDLFNDGYKFLDGFVFCA; this is translated from the coding sequence ATGGCAGCAGATTTTTCAGAAGCAGCAATTTATGTAGGCACATACGCCAAGTACAATGCAGGTTCACTTTTCGGCAAATGGTTCAATCTCTCCGATTTTGCCGACAAAGACGAATTTATGGAAGCGTGCAAGGAACTACACAAAGACGAGGAAGACCCCGAATTTATGTTTCAAGACCGGGAAAACATACCCGAAGAACTCGTTAGCGAAAGTTGGATTTCAGAGATATTCTTCGAGCTACGGGACAAAGTGGAAGATATGGACTCAACCGTACAAGAAGCCTTTTCCGCTTGGTTGGATTACGAAAGCAGGGATTTAAGCAAAGCCGATGCGGACGACCTTGTAAAAAAATTCAATGATGAATATATCGGGCAATATGACGAGGAAGAAGATTATGCCCGTGAAGTAATAGAACAATGTTACGAACTACCCGATTTTGCTCTGAATTATTTCGATTACGCAGCTTTCGCCCGTGACTTGTTCAATGACGGTTACAAGTTCCTTGACGGTTTTGTATTCTGTGCCTAA
- a CDS encoding P-loop NTPase fold protein: MNKNIINFLNEYVKIPNPQYAIMLRGAWGCGKTFFIHQWMKQLSNNKDADKLEWQPIYVSLYGLTNIQQITEQINKEISPWLYSKGMKFAKKILKVASKIALKYDLDMDGNGKNEGSVTYNLDSILLLKEDNTEIKGNKILIFDDLERCDVKLETLLGYINYFSEHCKCKVIIIGDEDKITEKENKDSNLKFKDFKEKTIGRTFEIKVNVEETLDFFINEISANNRNLLLENKELIIKIFHASKFNNLRVLRQCLNDYHRIVMALPEHYHKSPKYKLIITSLLANFVAVYCEYKSGNTQIGHLFNSLSKMFTDREIDEERENILSKYRFIEIGRKLDIFSDFLVNEIVCYLESGYFDTTYLQQYFAAENTSLKSWEYLYDYWRLDNEEYEKYYDETIRYYLADKSTDLRELFIIISVLSVLSNDNLVSVSEKDIITQGKHSINRLMEGISGIEDLLNCKSKVHSGIGRNHNNVGSYKILNKLIAYFEKLFEQRFEKCPNKVSVMLENLTDETCERLSLALNDMLPVRQILYRDTSIFQEADADKVSNSILGLSNESRNTFLHFLLFRYKFTSSGNEIEYLSKCCQLDLPQLKLINRKLKIEAANKRFIEKYSIEKITNLIDEITAKIE, encoded by the coding sequence ATGAATAAAAACATAATCAACTTTTTAAATGAATACGTCAAAATACCCAATCCACAATATGCCATTATGCTAAGAGGAGCTTGGGGATGTGGTAAGACATTCTTCATTCATCAATGGATGAAACAGTTAAGCAATAACAAGGATGCAGACAAGTTAGAATGGCAACCTATTTATGTTTCTTTATATGGTTTGACCAATATCCAGCAGATTACAGAACAAATCAATAAAGAAATTTCTCCGTGGTTATATAGCAAAGGAATGAAGTTTGCTAAGAAAATACTAAAAGTCGCTTCGAAAATCGCACTAAAGTATGATCTCGATATGGATGGTAATGGAAAAAATGAAGGAAGTGTAACTTATAATCTGGATTCCATTCTATTATTGAAAGAGGACAATACCGAGATAAAAGGGAATAAGATTTTGATTTTTGATGACCTCGAAAGATGTGATGTAAAATTGGAAACCTTGTTAGGATACATCAATTACTTTTCAGAACACTGTAAATGCAAAGTTATCATCATTGGTGATGAAGATAAAATTACCGAAAAGGAGAATAAGGACAGTAATTTGAAGTTTAAAGATTTCAAAGAGAAGACTATCGGACGCACTTTCGAAATTAAAGTAAATGTAGAAGAAACACTTGATTTTTTCATCAATGAAATATCTGCCAACAACAGAAATCTTCTGCTGGAAAACAAAGAGTTAATAATTAAAATATTCCATGCTTCTAAATTCAATAACTTGCGAGTGCTCCGTCAATGCTTGAACGACTATCATAGAATAGTTATGGCGTTACCCGAACATTATCATAAATCTCCTAAATATAAACTTATCATAACATCATTATTGGCAAATTTTGTCGCTGTTTATTGTGAATATAAAAGTGGAAATACCCAGATTGGACATTTATTCAATAGCTTATCCAAAATGTTTACTGATAGGGAAATAGATGAAGAACGTGAAAATATTTTATCCAAATACCGTTTTATTGAAATAGGTAGAAAGCTGGATATTTTTAGTGATTTTCTTGTCAATGAAATTGTTTGTTACTTGGAAAGTGGATATTTTGATACAACTTACCTGCAACAATATTTTGCTGCTGAAAATACCAGTTTGAAAAGTTGGGAGTACCTATATGACTATTGGAGATTAGATAATGAAGAATATGAAAAATATTACGATGAAACGATACGATATTATTTAGCAGATAAAAGCACGGATTTGAGAGAACTCTTTATCATTATATCAGTTCTTTCTGTCTTATCTAATGATAATCTTGTTTCCGTATCTGAAAAGGACATTATAACCCAAGGTAAACATTCTATAAACAGGCTGATGGAAGGAATTAGCGGCATTGAGGATCTATTGAATTGCAAATCAAAAGTACATTCAGGTATAGGAAGAAACCATAATAATGTCGGCTCTTACAAAATTTTGAATAAGTTGATTGCGTATTTTGAGAAACTGTTTGAGCAAAGATTTGAAAAATGTCCCAATAAAGTGTCTGTTATGTTGGAAAATTTAACGGATGAGACTTGCGAACGTTTGAGTTTGGCACTTAACGACATGCTTCCGGTTAGACAGATACTTTATAGAGATACTTCGATATTTCAAGAGGCTGATGCGGATAAAGTTTCGAATAGTATTTTGGGATTATCAAATGAATCACGAAATACTTTCCTGCATTTTTTATTATTCCGTTATAAATTTACCTCTTCCGGCAATGAAATAGAATACTTGAGTAAATGTTGTCAATTAGATTTACCGCAACTAAAATTAATCAACCGGAAATTAAAGATAGAAGCGGCAAACAAAAGATTTATAGAAAAGTATTCTATTGAGAAAATCACGAACCTAATAGATGAAATTACTGCAAAAATAGAATAG
- a CDS encoding site-specific integrase, with protein MKTKRSTFKVLFYVKRTAVRVSDGKAPVMARITIDGDIATFSAKLFVTPSLWNAEAGKVSGKSAEALEINPQLEEIKARINNHYYQILRADDFVTSEKVRNAFLGIGVMENCILKDFQTMNREFGEMVEKKLRAKSTYNKYLTVYKHLEAFMWEKRKRTDMAYKELTKDFIDDFDSYLRNEKGLSANTLWIYTMPILSLTDKAWRRGIIRTDPFSEYSLEMQETDRGYLTEEELKLIANTVFVDKQTNLVRDMFLFGCFTGLSYIDIKTLTYDKIQRMDFDGEEWIITRRTKTKVSSNVPLMEIAKELIERYKGLAEDDYVFPMPGNGTCNDYLKKIAAVCKINKEVTFHLSRHTFATTVYLCNGGTIEALSKILGHKHISTTQIYAEVTNKMVSSDFRSISGNLAAMQKKVLDKTQKKVKKQAVAMRETA; from the coding sequence ATGAAAACAAAGAGAAGCACCTTTAAAGTCCTGTTCTACGTGAAGAGAACAGCAGTGAGAGTAAGCGACGGAAAAGCCCCTGTAATGGCACGTATCACCATTGACGGCGATATTGCCACGTTCAGCGCAAAGCTGTTCGTCACCCCTTCCTTGTGGAACGCCGAAGCCGGAAAAGTAAGCGGCAAGTCCGCCGAAGCCTTGGAGATCAACCCGCAGTTGGAAGAGATCAAAGCCCGCATCAACAACCACTACTACCAGATACTCCGGGCGGACGATTTTGTCACTTCCGAGAAGGTGCGCAATGCCTTTTTAGGCATCGGCGTGATGGAGAACTGCATCCTAAAAGACTTCCAGACCATGAACAGGGAATTTGGCGAAATGGTGGAAAAGAAACTCCGTGCGAAGTCCACCTATAACAAATACCTGACCGTTTACAAGCACCTCGAAGCCTTCATGTGGGAGAAGAGGAAGCGTACCGATATGGCTTACAAGGAACTGACGAAAGACTTCATAGACGATTTCGACAGCTACCTGCGGAACGAAAAGGGATTGAGCGCAAATACCCTCTGGATTTACACCATGCCCATACTCAGCCTGACCGACAAGGCTTGGCGCAGGGGAATTATCCGCACCGATCCGTTCAGCGAGTACAGCCTCGAAATGCAGGAAACCGACCGGGGCTACCTCACGGAAGAAGAACTGAAACTGATAGCCAATACCGTGTTTGTGGATAAACAGACCAACCTCGTCCGTGATATGTTCCTTTTCGGCTGCTTTACCGGATTGAGTTACATAGATATAAAGACACTCACCTATGACAAGATCCAGCGTATGGATTTCGACGGCGAAGAATGGATTATCACCCGCAGGACAAAGACCAAGGTATCGAGCAACGTCCCCCTGATGGAGATTGCCAAAGAACTGATCGAACGCTACAAGGGGCTTGCGGAAGATGATTACGTGTTTCCCATGCCGGGCAACGGCACTTGTAACGACTACCTTAAAAAGATAGCCGCCGTTTGCAAAATCAACAAGGAAGTCACCTTCCACCTTTCGAGGCATACCTTCGCTACGACGGTCTATCTCTGTAACGGCGGTACGATTGAGGCACTTTCAAAGATACTCGGTCACAAGCATATCAGCACCACCCAAATATACGCCGAAGTGACTAACAAGATGGTAAGCTCCGATTTCCGTTCGATCTCCGGCAACCTCGCAGCCATGCAGAAGAAAGTCCTTGACAAGACACAAAAGAAGGTCAAAAAGCAGGCAGTCGCCATGCGTGAAACCGCCTGA
- a CDS encoding ComF family protein encodes MERPIFVAQYTFLAIPETFEEENRILCKVALRCEYVIRFEDDGKFYFLLETRSDYEQQFASYGWHIVNQTCFNERLTIGMGLYESGHLAGFMYYLKSGSEDEARFWNNVLIFTFLNDFRKAFYPLDNRFQGFFRLDGSLCLYLYDYCPVRRNDKITFEGKKISNLIFKFKSGHKTDLTVKLFSIAISRIRAIQENKHRAVLVPIPASTREKNRIRYEEFCRKLSADIGIADGYGAITLAADRPQLKGTHGQDKTANLQFHPEYFKDKCVLLIDDLLTTGEGFIQTKRKLIEHGAKFVIGLFLAKTIAFEDEQK; translated from the coding sequence ATGGAACGCCCTATATTTGTAGCCCAATACACCTTTCTTGCCATTCCCGAAACTTTCGAGGAAGAAAACCGCATTTTATGCAAGGTCGCCCTTCGGTGCGAGTACGTGATCCGTTTCGAGGACGACGGCAAATTCTATTTCCTGCTCGAAACCCGTTCCGATTACGAACAGCAGTTTGCATCTTACGGATGGCATATCGTCAATCAGACCTGTTTCAACGAGAGGCTGACTATCGGCATGGGCTTGTACGAAAGCGGGCATCTGGCAGGCTTCATGTACTATTTGAAGTCCGGCAGCGAGGACGAAGCCCGTTTCTGGAACAACGTTCTCATCTTTACCTTCCTGAACGATTTCCGCAAAGCCTTTTACCCGTTGGATAACCGTTTTCAGGGCTTTTTCCGTCTGGACGGCAGCCTGTGCCTTTACCTGTATGATTATTGCCCCGTCCGGCGCAACGACAAGATCACCTTTGAGGGCAAGAAGATTTCCAACCTTATTTTCAAATTCAAGTCCGGGCACAAAACCGACCTCACCGTCAAGCTCTTTTCCATTGCTATCAGCCGAATCCGTGCCATTCAGGAGAACAAGCACCGTGCCGTACTCGTTCCTATTCCCGCATCCACCCGTGAGAAGAACCGCATCCGTTACGAAGAGTTTTGCCGGAAACTATCGGCGGACATCGGAATAGCCGACGGCTACGGGGCTATCACCCTTGCCGCCGACCGTCCTCAACTCAAAGGCACACACGGGCAGGACAAGACCGCAAACCTGCAATTTCATCCCGAATATTTCAAGGACAAATGCGTTCTGTTAATTGATGATCTACTGACAACTGGCGAAGGATTCATACAAACGAAGCGCAAACTGATCGAACACGGAGCAAAGTTTGTAATCGGTCTGTTCCTTGCCAAGACCATCGCTTTTGAGGACGAACAGAAATAG
- a CDS encoding helix-turn-helix domain-containing protein: MEVITKDMEEVKAYFEALERGTKYVDNVTANFHPVMNGEVYLTGEEVCRILHITTRTLQDYRAQRIIPFISLPGKTLYRQSDLLRMLEENYVQMKQKSKRRKSST, translated from the coding sequence ATGGAAGTGATTACAAAGGACATGGAAGAGGTAAAGGCGTATTTCGAGGCTCTGGAACGGGGCACGAAGTACGTGGATAACGTAACGGCGAACTTTCACCCGGTGATGAACGGCGAGGTGTACCTGACGGGGGAAGAGGTATGCAGGATATTGCATATCACTACCCGCACCTTGCAGGATTACCGGGCGCAACGGATTATCCCGTTCATTTCGCTGCCGGGCAAAACGCTGTACAGACAATCGGACTTGCTGCGTATGTTGGAAGAGAACTATGTGCAGATGAAGCAAAAGAGCAAACGAAGGAAAAGCTCTACTTAA
- a CDS encoding DUF6804 family protein — MIKYCYILLAIALLICLMPMPYGYYILIRYISAIAFGVMAYDYYYQKQKKMYIITLSLALLFQPLIKLPLGRDIWNFVDIVTAIFLIYLFLSKKQV, encoded by the coding sequence ATGATAAAGTACTGTTACATACTATTGGCAATCGCTTTGCTGATATGTTTAATGCCTATGCCATACGGCTATTATATTTTGATAAGATATATATCAGCTATTGCATTTGGAGTTATGGCTTATGACTATTATTATCAAAAACAAAAAAAAATGTACATTATAACTCTTAGCTTAGCCTTGTTGTTTCAGCCCCTGATAAAGCTTCCATTGGGACGTGATATTTGGAATTTTGTAGATATTGTTACTGCCATTTTTTTGATTTACTTGTTTTTGTCGAAAAAACAAGTTTAA
- a CDS encoding ParB/RepB/Spo0J family partition protein, protein MKATTVNQSAAEKNITLVSLANIQPSSFNPRKYFSESALYELAESIRQQGVLQPITVRPIADTDRYEIVFGERRYRASVIAEMEQIPVIVSELTDDAAEDAAIAENLQREDVTPIEEANAYQRMIETGRHTVATLAVRFGKNENYIRTRLKFTALIPEIAELLETDEITISVAAEICRYGEDIQREVYEKHLQDGNNYNSWRGLKAADVAKRIESNYTTDLRYYSFDKTECATCAHNTNNLLLFADGGCGHCANRTCLAEMNASFLMERAVQIIRQQPKVSLCRDRYSTNETVIERLIALGYEVESLEKHTAFPTSPNEPKEENFNNPERYEEARTRYEQQWADYMEKEEEITGRSEAGEITVYAKIGKQEITFCYVENVTEADGTSTEATLSPVQKLEKQDERNKEIAVERTVEDTKRQIMEADITGGKFGADEEKMLYFFMLSNLRSEHFAAVGITEEGKHYLTNEDKMNIVENLTVRIKTIIRRDYLIANFRSAYGNNTEASLLLDFARKHMPEELSAIESGYNEVYEKRHQRIEERKAVLLVQEKTKAKGHEITQAEEQPQPEGIAA, encoded by the coding sequence ATGAAAGCAACAACAGTAAATCAATCAGCAGCAGAGAAAAACATCACATTGGTATCATTGGCAAACATTCAGCCGAGCAGTTTCAATCCTCGTAAATATTTCAGCGAATCCGCCCTGTATGAACTGGCGGAAAGCATCAGACAGCAGGGAGTTTTGCAGCCTATCACCGTGCGCCCGATAGCCGACACAGACCGTTACGAGATTGTTTTCGGTGAACGCAGATACCGTGCATCCGTCATTGCGGAAATGGAACAGATACCCGTCATTGTTTCGGAACTGACGGACGATGCAGCCGAAGATGCAGCCATAGCAGAAAACTTGCAGCGTGAGGACGTGACACCCATCGAGGAAGCCAACGCCTACCAACGCATGATTGAAACGGGAAGGCACACCGTAGCAACATTGGCGGTACGTTTCGGCAAGAACGAGAACTATATCCGTACCCGTTTGAAATTCACCGCCCTAATCCCCGAAATAGCTGAATTATTGGAAACGGACGAAATCACTATCAGTGTAGCAGCCGAAATCTGCCGTTACGGGGAAGATATACAGCGTGAAGTGTACGAGAAACATTTGCAGGACGGGAACAACTACAACAGTTGGCGGGGACTGAAAGCTGCCGATGTAGCCAAACGGATAGAGAGCAACTATACCACCGATTTACGGTATTACTCCTTTGACAAGACCGAGTGTGCAACGTGTGCCCACAACACGAACAACCTGCTTTTGTTTGCCGATGGCGGCTGCGGACATTGCGCCAACCGTACTTGTCTGGCTGAAATGAACGCATCTTTCCTCATGGAGAGAGCCGTCCAAATCATACGGCAACAGCCCAAGGTTTCCCTTTGCCGTGACCGTTACAGCACCAACGAAACAGTGATAGAGCGGTTAATCGCTTTAGGGTACGAGGTTGAAAGTCTTGAAAAACACACCGCTTTTCCCACAAGTCCCAACGAACCCAAAGAGGAAAATTTCAACAATCCCGAACGTTACGAGGAAGCCCGCACCCGTTACGAGCAGCAATGGGCGGACTACATGGAGAAAGAGGAAGAAATCACAGGGCGGAGCGAAGCGGGAGAAATCACCGTTTACGCCAAGATAGGGAAACAGGAGATTACTTTCTGTTATGTGGAGAACGTAACCGAAGCGGACGGAACGTCCACCGAAGCCACCCTTTCACCCGTTCAGAAGTTGGAGAAGCAGGACGAGCGTAACAAGGAGATAGCCGTAGAAAGAACGGTTGAAGATACCAAACGGCAGATAATGGAAGCCGACATAACGGGCGGCAAGTTCGGAGCGGACGAGGAAAAGATGCTTTATTTCTTCATGCTCTCCAATTTGCGGAGCGAACATTTTGCAGCCGTGGGTATCACCGAAGAAGGGAAACACTACCTCACGAACGAGGACAAAATGAATATCGTGGAAAATCTCACCGTCAGGATAAAGACCATTATCCGCAGGGATTATCTGATAGCCAATTTCCGAAGCGCATACGGCAACAATACCGAAGCATCCCTTTTGCTCGACTTCGCCCGTAAGCACATGCCCGAAGAACTTTCAGCCATCGAAAGCGGATATAACGAAGTGTACGAGAAACGACACCAGCGCATCGAGGAACGCAAAGCCGTTCTTTTGGTACAGGAAAAGACGAAGGCAAAAGGGCATGAAATCACCCAAGCCGAAGAACAACCGCAACCCGAAGGGATTGCAGCCTAA
- a CDS encoding helix-turn-helix domain-containing protein, producing the protein MEIVTIEKKTFEEMKEKFNRFSEHLQQLCSRYRPPEKMNWLDNADVCEKLNVSKRTLQTYRDSGRLAYSQINHKLYYRLEDVEAFLTAMSKEQVEEE; encoded by the coding sequence ATGGAAATAGTGACTATTGAGAAAAAGACCTTTGAAGAGATGAAAGAGAAGTTCAATCGGTTCAGCGAGCATTTACAACAGTTGTGTTCACGGTACAGACCGCCGGAAAAGATGAACTGGCTGGATAATGCGGACGTGTGCGAGAAACTCAACGTGAGCAAACGGACATTACAGACGTACCGTGACAGCGGAAGGCTGGCATACAGCCAGATAAACCATAAGTTGTATTACAGGCTGGAAGATGTGGAAGCGTTCTTAACGGCAATGAGCAAGGAACAGGTAGAGGAAGAATAA
- a CDS encoding SLOG family protein, which yields METKKLTENGISTTKGLGEEKYIKCCLGAFRGKIYYQYDYRHLNGELFSTLRPTLEQCRKERDEWLKKSTVAFSGHRANRIAKFTTDRQRFFINVAHTTWAAIEEFCIKKGYHTFLSGMADGFDIIAAEEVLRLKKEYPYIRLKCVIPFKGQADRYPEAYKQRYNNILAQADEVVTLSENYFEGCFLCRNDYLLNNSAFLMVYYDALAPVGGTYYTLKNAVERKMNFVNVCYNRK from the coding sequence ATGGAAACAAAGAAATTGACTGAAAACGGAATATCAACAACCAAAGGTTTGGGAGAGGAAAAGTATATAAAATGCTGTTTAGGAGCGTTCAGAGGAAAAATATACTACCAATATGACTACCGACACTTAAACGGTGAGTTGTTTTCAACATTGCGTCCCACATTGGAGCAATGCCGGAAAGAGCGTGACGAATGGCTGAAAAAAAGTACCGTTGCTTTTTCGGGACACCGTGCCAATCGGATAGCCAAATTCACGACCGACCGCCAACGTTTTTTTATAAACGTGGCACATACCACGTGGGCAGCGATAGAGGAATTTTGCATAAAGAAAGGTTATCACACCTTTTTGTCGGGAATGGCTGACGGCTTCGACATCATTGCAGCCGAAGAAGTTTTAAGGCTCAAAAAGGAATACCCGTACATCCGTCTAAAATGCGTTATTCCGTTCAAAGGGCAGGCAGACCGATACCCCGAAGCCTACAAACAGCGTTATAACAACATTTTGGCGCAAGCCGATGAAGTGGTAACCCTATCCGAAAACTATTTTGAAGGCTGTTTTTTGTGCCGTAACGACTACCTTTTAAATAACTCCGCTTTCCTTATGGTCTATTACGATGCACTCGCCCCCGTTGGCGGAACATATTACACGCTGAAAAATGCGGTAGAACGGAAAATGAATTTTGTAAACGTATGCTATAACCGCAAATAA